One window from the genome of Acidimicrobiales bacterium encodes:
- a CDS encoding histidine kinase yields MTTLAAADRTDDSLSRFRAAVTAIRLACLAFAAAIAAPAASNDHWRLALVGLGLVVVHAARILAPLHGRGRAIDLVAVAGSLAIHVAAVLATGGWDSPYVFPLLGVVAIAGFARGLREGIPTAIAVAAVISAASWAGWFDVTWSFTAARQWSLEVVMVAGVAGYARRVIGDAESNKSEAMLWVQQLTDANVLLSSLHRVAQALPAELDLDGVLDQTIRTLRDHLRYDAAAIMLRNQLGEPSEWRVGRFEGIDGDVLDSTVLRSGPARALHRLAPVRVDLGSEGTGPPAGLRSQARCGVYAPLLARNELVGLLAIEFDDEEPAKADRALELARGLSEPAGLGIDNARWFARLRLVGADEERTRIAHDLHDGVGQTLAYLGFELERVTRGVDDTALSQELTRLRGDLRTALSEVRETLFDLKSDVSDEIDVGAALARCCARVTERGEVKVAFEGDANGRLPRRVEHELWRIGQEAVLAAERRWNASSIAVRWWTDGRAAELELAHDGFAEQGRRRGDAMEVATLQDRADALGAELTVSKAFDGRQVLRLHLRPT; encoded by the coding sequence GTGACCACCCTGGCCGCCGCCGATCGAACCGACGACAGCCTGAGCCGCTTCCGGGCCGCGGTCACGGCGATTCGCCTGGCGTGCCTCGCGTTCGCCGCCGCCATCGCTGCACCTGCAGCCTCCAACGACCACTGGCGGCTCGCGCTGGTCGGCCTCGGTCTGGTCGTCGTGCACGCCGCCCGGATCCTCGCCCCGTTGCACGGGCGTGGACGCGCGATCGACCTGGTGGCCGTCGCCGGCTCGCTCGCCATCCACGTGGCAGCGGTCCTCGCCACCGGAGGCTGGGACTCGCCGTACGTGTTCCCGCTCCTCGGCGTGGTGGCCATCGCCGGCTTCGCCAGAGGTCTGCGTGAAGGCATCCCCACAGCCATCGCCGTGGCGGCGGTGATCTCGGCAGCGAGCTGGGCTGGCTGGTTCGACGTGACGTGGTCGTTCACCGCAGCGCGGCAGTGGAGCCTCGAGGTCGTGATGGTGGCCGGCGTCGCCGGCTATGCCCGCCGCGTGATCGGCGACGCGGAGTCGAACAAGTCCGAGGCGATGCTGTGGGTGCAGCAGCTCACCGATGCCAACGTGCTGCTCTCGTCGCTCCACCGTGTCGCGCAAGCCCTCCCCGCCGAGCTCGACCTCGACGGCGTGCTCGACCAGACCATCCGCACCTTGCGCGACCACTTGCGCTACGACGCGGCCGCCATCATGTTGCGCAACCAGCTCGGCGAGCCCTCCGAGTGGCGCGTCGGGCGCTTCGAGGGCATCGACGGCGACGTGCTCGACTCCACCGTGCTGCGCAGCGGGCCGGCGCGGGCGCTGCACCGCCTCGCGCCCGTCAGGGTGGACCTCGGCTCCGAGGGCACCGGTCCCCCCGCGGGTCTGCGCTCCCAAGCCAGATGCGGCGTGTACGCGCCGCTCCTGGCCCGAAACGAGCTGGTCGGCCTGCTCGCCATCGAGTTCGACGACGAGGAACCTGCCAAGGCGGATCGGGCACTCGAGCTCGCGAGGGGCCTCAGTGAGCCGGCAGGGCTTGGCATCGACAACGCTCGCTGGTTCGCCCGCCTGCGCCTCGTCGGCGCCGACGAGGAGCGCACGCGGATCGCGCACGACCTGCACGACGGCGTGGGACAGACGCTCGCCTACCTCGGCTTCGAGCTCGAACGCGTCACCCGCGGCGTCGACGACACGGCCCTCAGCCAAGAGCTCACCCGCTTGCGAGGCGACCTGCGCACCGCGCTGAGCGAGGTGCGCGAGACACTGTTCGACCTCAAGAGCGACGTGAGCGACGAAATCGACGTGGGGGCCGCCCTGGCACGCTGCTGCGCCCGGGTCACCGAGCGAGGCGAGGTGAAGGTGGCGTTCGAGGGCGACGCCAACGGACGGCTACCTCGCCGCGTCGAACACGAGCTGTGGCGCATCGGCCAAGAAGCCGTGCTCGCGGCCGAGCGACGTTGGAACGCGTCATCGATCGCCGTGCGCTGGTGGACGGACGGGCGCGCGGCCGAGCTGGAGCTCGCTCACGACGGCTTTGCCGAACAAGGCCGCCGCCGTGGCGACGCAATGGAGGTCGCCACGTTGCAGGACCGGGCCGACGCGCTCGGCGCCGAGCTCACGGTCTCGAAGGCGTTCGACGGCCGCCAAGTGCTGCGCCTCCACCTGCGCCCGACCTGA
- a CDS encoding type II secretion system F family protein, with translation MDPLLMLGCAVVAAGGTAVAVGVVDSRVPVDADLESYLRSLDEEPFTGPTDEFERLLTTPFLQRVLRPLGSSIVGLLSRVMPSNYRDTVRRQLAYAGLAGTWRPEEVITAQLLLAGVGLVIGLVLAGTGVAKDNIAMCAVIGLPLLGALYPRVVVSRKADERQESMRDELPDTIDLLAISVEAGLGFEGAVAIVCDHFSSPLSHEFARMLQEMSLGLTRREALQNMRRRTRVPELSNFVVAMTQADALGMPVGQVLKTQAVEMRKKRQSRAREKAGKLPVKIIFPLIMCIFPALFVVILGPAWHGLTHMFG, from the coding sequence ATGGATCCCCTCCTGATGCTCGGTTGCGCCGTGGTCGCGGCGGGCGGGACCGCCGTCGCCGTCGGCGTGGTCGACAGCCGTGTGCCGGTCGACGCCGACCTCGAGAGCTACCTGCGGAGCCTTGACGAGGAGCCGTTCACCGGCCCGACCGACGAGTTCGAACGCCTGCTGACCACGCCGTTCCTGCAACGGGTGCTGCGCCCGCTCGGGTCGTCGATCGTCGGGCTGCTGTCGCGGGTGATGCCGTCGAACTACCGCGACACCGTTCGACGCCAGCTCGCGTACGCCGGGCTGGCGGGCACGTGGCGACCCGAGGAGGTCATCACCGCCCAGCTGCTGCTCGCTGGGGTCGGGCTCGTGATCGGGCTCGTGCTCGCCGGCACCGGCGTCGCCAAGGACAACATCGCCATGTGCGCCGTGATCGGGCTGCCCCTGCTCGGCGCGCTGTACCCACGGGTGGTCGTCAGCCGCAAGGCCGACGAGCGCCAGGAGTCGATGCGCGACGAGCTCCCCGACACCATCGACCTGCTGGCGATCAGCGTCGAGGCCGGGCTCGGCTTCGAAGGTGCCGTCGCGATCGTGTGCGACCACTTCAGCTCGCCCCTCTCGCACGAGTTCGCCCGCATGCTCCAGGAGATGAGCCTCGGCCTGACGCGGCGCGAAGCGCTGCAGAACATGCGCCGGCGCACCCGGGTCCCGGAGCTGTCCAACTTCGTCGTCGCGATGACGCAGGCAGACGCGCTCGGCATGCCCGTCGGCCAAGTGCTCAAGACCCAGGCGGTCGAGATGCGCAAGAAGCGCCAGTCGCGAGCACGGGAAAAGGCCGGCAAGCTGCCCGTGAAGATCATCTTCCCCCTGATCATGTGCATCTTCCCGGCGCTGTTCGTGGTGATCCTCGGGCCCGCCTGGCACGGCCTGACCCACATGTTCGGCTGA